In a single window of the Bacillus clarus genome:
- a CDS encoding SdpI family protein translates to MKRHLFAIILILTTCLAWAFAWPHLPDTMTIHWSGEGANGFALKLNAMLLTLGIMIVVYIVLSVTPKIDPKKKNYDKFSKSYTIMNYSVLFVLFLVNIIVIGVGLGYEIPMNSTPHIIVGILFIVIGNYLPQCKPNYFVGIKTPWTLSNEEVWRKTHRFSGKVFVVLGVIMIISIFAPVAWKSFLMIGIIIGAVGLTMGYSYVVYKKELKM, encoded by the coding sequence ATGAAAAGACATCTTTTTGCAATTATATTAATTCTTACAACTTGTCTAGCTTGGGCTTTTGCTTGGCCACATTTGCCGGATACAATGACAATTCATTGGAGTGGTGAAGGAGCGAATGGATTTGCTTTAAAGCTTAATGCGATGCTTTTGACACTTGGAATTATGATTGTTGTTTATATTGTATTATCAGTAACCCCAAAGATTGATCCGAAGAAAAAGAATTACGATAAGTTTTCTAAAAGTTATACGATAATGAATTATAGTGTATTATTCGTATTATTCTTAGTAAATATCATTGTAATTGGAGTAGGATTAGGTTATGAAATTCCGATGAATAGTACACCGCATATTATTGTAGGTATTTTATTTATAGTCATAGGAAATTATTTACCACAGTGCAAACCAAATTACTTTGTAGGGATTAAAACACCGTGGACTTTAAGTAACGAAGAAGTATGGCGAAAGACACACCGCTTTAGCGGAAAAGTGTTTGTTGTATTAGGAGTTATTATGATAATAAGTATTTTTGCACCGGTGGCATGGAAATCTTTCTTGATGATTGGAATTATTATCGGTGCAGTAGGACTAACGATGGGATATTCTTATGTTGTTTATAAAAAAGAACTAAAAATGTAA
- a CDS encoding ABC transporter ATP-binding protein yields MEEVLHIKNVSKVYEGKVPHTALKNINLHVDKGEFVAIMGPSGSGKSTFLNVISTIDSPTSGDVVINGKQPHTFRREKLAIFRRQELGFVFQNFNLLDTLTIGENIVLPLTLDNVPLKEMDEKLDSISKKLGIDHILDKRIFEVSGGQAQRTAVARAVIHHPSLLLADEPTGNLDSKAAIDVMELFTKLNKEENATILMVTHDPFAASYCNRVIFIKDGALYNELHRGLYREKFYQEILDVLALLGGRRG; encoded by the coding sequence ATGGAAGAAGTATTACACATTAAAAATGTCTCAAAAGTGTATGAGGGAAAGGTCCCTCATACTGCATTAAAAAATATTAATTTACACGTAGATAAAGGTGAATTCGTTGCGATTATGGGACCGTCTGGAAGTGGTAAATCCACATTTTTAAACGTTATTTCCACAATCGACTCACCTACTTCTGGAGATGTAGTTATTAACGGAAAACAACCGCACACATTCCGTAGAGAAAAGTTAGCGATTTTCCGTCGCCAAGAATTAGGGTTTGTTTTTCAAAACTTTAATTTATTAGATACGTTAACGATTGGTGAGAATATCGTATTACCATTGACGTTAGATAATGTTCCTTTAAAGGAAATGGACGAAAAGCTTGATTCTATTTCTAAAAAACTTGGAATTGATCATATTTTAGACAAGCGTATTTTTGAAGTTTCAGGGGGACAAGCGCAGCGTACTGCAGTAGCGCGTGCCGTTATTCATCATCCGTCTCTTTTACTCGCTGATGAACCGACAGGAAACTTAGATTCTAAAGCAGCAATTGATGTAATGGAGTTATTTACGAAGTTAAATAAAGAAGAAAATGCCACAATTTTAATGGTTACTCACGATCCGTTTGCAGCAAGTTATTGTAACCGTGTTATTTTCATTAAAGATGGTGCGCTTTACAACGAACTACACCGCGGATTATATCGCGAGAAATTTTATCAAGAAATATTAGATGTTCTCGCATTATTAGGAGGAAGACGTGGATGA
- a CDS encoding M15 family metallopeptidase, with translation MKKWVFISLFILCTVCVGFYISPLFQKEIDVKIAEKDNKVKSANTEKIEITEEQIYKGDLLLVNKDYPVKKDSIRSDIINVNHNSELVRGYVIFDRNLHLSKDVVKKFLNVVDAAGKDGVQHFVMSSGYRDFKEQSKLYKEMGSDYALPAGYSEHNLGLSLDVGSTQKKMEKAPEGKWVEENVWKYGFVLRYPKNKSSITGIQYEPWHIRYVGLPHSAIMQKKKISLEEYLDFLKEEKEVSTDVEGKKYTVSYYKVSESINVNVPVNKQYELSGDNMDGVIVTIHE, from the coding sequence ATGAAAAAGTGGGTATTTATTTCTCTTTTTATATTATGTACAGTCTGTGTAGGCTTTTATATATCACCATTATTTCAAAAGGAGATCGATGTTAAAATTGCAGAAAAAGATAATAAGGTAAAATCGGCGAATACTGAAAAGATAGAGATTACAGAAGAACAAATTTATAAAGGGGATCTATTATTAGTTAATAAAGATTACCCGGTTAAGAAAGATAGCATTAGGTCTGATATTATAAATGTAAATCACAATAGTGAATTAGTAAGAGGCTATGTGATATTTGATAGAAATCTTCACTTATCAAAGGATGTTGTGAAAAAGTTTTTGAACGTTGTCGATGCAGCTGGAAAAGATGGGGTACAGCATTTCGTAATGAGTAGCGGGTATCGAGATTTTAAAGAGCAAAGCAAATTATATAAAGAAATGGGATCAGACTATGCACTTCCAGCAGGATATAGTGAACATAATTTAGGGTTATCGCTGGATGTTGGATCAACTCAAAAGAAAATGGAGAAAGCTCCTGAAGGTAAATGGGTGGAAGAGAATGTATGGAAGTACGGTTTTGTGTTACGCTACCCGAAAAATAAAAGTAGCATTACAGGCATTCAATATGAGCCATGGCACATTCGTTATGTCGGTTTACCACATAGCGCAATTATGCAAAAAAAGAAAATTTCGTTAGAGGAATATTTGGACTTCTTAAAAGAAGAAAAAGAAGTTTCAACTGATGTGGAAGGGAAGAAATATACGGTTTCTTATTATAAAGTTTCAGAGAGTATCAATGTTAATGTTCCTGTAAATAAGCAGTATGAACTTTCGGGGGACAATATGGATGGAGTCATTGTGACGATTCATGAATAG
- a CDS encoding AraC family transcriptional regulator gives MDSLKNMNAAMQYIEDNLTNEIDFKKVARLAFCSEYHFKRMFSFLSGISLSEYIRCRRLTLAAFELKDSNVKVIDVAIKYRYNSPDSFARAFQNLHGITPSEARNTGHALKAYSPMTFHLSIQGGNEMNYRIEEKELFRIIGIQKRVPIVFNGVNEEIASMWKSLDTQSIDILKSLSNIEPTGLISTSTNFSEGRMEEKGELDHYIGVATTKDCPNPFKQLEVPASTWAVFEAAGPFPDALQNVWGRIYSEWFPSSNYELAEGPEILWNEQKDVTSPNFKSEIWIPVLKK, from the coding sequence ATGGATTCACTAAAAAACATGAATGCTGCAATGCAGTATATTGAAGACAATCTAACAAACGAAATTGACTTTAAAAAAGTAGCAAGACTAGCTTTCTGCTCCGAATATCATTTTAAAAGAATGTTTTCTTTTCTTAGCGGCATATCACTGTCAGAATATATTCGCTGTAGACGTCTTACTCTCGCTGCCTTTGAGTTAAAAGATAGCAATGTAAAAGTCATTGATGTCGCTATAAAATATAGATACAACTCACCTGATTCTTTTGCACGGGCATTTCAAAATTTGCACGGAATAACACCTTCAGAAGCTCGAAATACTGGGCATGCTCTGAAAGCTTATTCACCAATGACCTTCCATCTATCCATTCAAGGAGGAAATGAAATGAACTATCGAATTGAAGAAAAAGAGCTATTTCGAATCATTGGTATACAAAAGCGAGTACCGATTGTTTTCAACGGTGTAAATGAAGAAATTGCTTCTATGTGGAAAAGCTTAGACACCCAATCAATCGACATATTAAAGTCACTTTCAAATATTGAACCTACAGGACTCATTAGTACTTCTACTAATTTTTCTGAAGGAAGGATGGAGGAAAAAGGAGAACTCGATCACTATATTGGAGTGGCCACAACGAAAGATTGCCCGAATCCATTCAAACAACTTGAAGTTCCTGCTTCAACATGGGCTGTGTTTGAAGCTGCCGGTCCATTTCCTGATGCATTACAAAATGTGTGGGGACGTATTTATTCTGAATGGTTCCCCTCTTCAAACTATGAACTAGCGGAAGGGCCGGAAATTTTATGGAATGAACAAAAAGATGTAACATCACCAAACTTCAAAAGTGAAATTTGGATACCGGTTTTGAAGAAATAA
- a CDS encoding YjcZ family sporulation protein — MSEKCEHKHDHGHVRGCGGGFALLIVLFILLIIIGASCFGGGGGCGYGGYGGYAGGYGGYCC; from the coding sequence ATGAGTGAAAAGTGTGAACACAAACATGATCACGGACATGTACGCGGTTGCGGCGGCGGTTTTGCGCTTCTAATCGTATTGTTTATTTTATTAATCATCATCGGTGCTAGCTGCTTCGGTGGCGGTGGCGGTTGTGGTTACGGCGGTTATGGTGGATATGCTGGCGGTTACGGCGGATATTGTTGCTAA
- a CDS encoding autorepressor SdpR family transcription factor codes for MNQAFKALADPTRRKILDLLKEGDLTAGEIAEQFNMTKPSISHHLNALKNAELIQDEKRGQFVVYSLNTTVFQDLLTWVFTFTNKGEEGK; via the coding sequence TTGAACCAAGCATTCAAAGCGTTAGCAGACCCAACAAGGAGAAAAATTTTAGATTTATTAAAAGAAGGTGACTTAACAGCTGGTGAAATTGCCGAACAATTCAACATGACAAAGCCAAGTATTTCTCATCACCTAAATGCGCTTAAAAATGCTGAACTTATTCAAGATGAAAAAAGAGGGCAATTCGTTGTGTATTCTTTAAACACAACTGTATTTCAAGATTTATTGACTTGGGTGTTTACGTTTACGAATAAGGGGGAAGAGGGGAAATGA
- a CDS encoding response regulator transcription factor, with product MYKILIVEDDPNISSLLQSHIQKYGYEAVVTENFDDIMESFNAVKPHLVLLDVNLPKFDGFYWCRQIRHESTCPIIFISARAGEMEQIMAIESGADDYITKPFHYDVVMAKIKGQLRRIYGDYAPNISERIVEVEGLKLFPERPEIHFGSEQVLLTKKEAILAEMLLSKFPRTASREDLLAALWDDESFVEENTLNVNITRLRKKFNELGIENSIETVRGLGYRFNATWSE from the coding sequence ATGTACAAAATTTTAATCGTTGAAGACGATCCAAATATTTCATCATTACTACAATCTCACATTCAAAAATACGGCTATGAAGCTGTTGTTACAGAAAATTTCGATGATATTATGGAATCGTTTAACGCGGTGAAACCACATCTTGTTTTACTTGATGTAAACTTACCGAAATTTGATGGATTCTACTGGTGCCGTCAAATTCGTCATGAATCTACTTGTCCAATTATTTTCATTTCTGCACGTGCAGGTGAAATGGAACAAATTATGGCGATTGAAAGCGGTGCGGATGATTACATTACAAAACCGTTCCACTACGACGTTGTAATGGCGAAAATTAAAGGTCAATTACGTCGTATTTATGGTGATTATGCACCAAATATTTCTGAGCGTATCGTTGAGGTAGAGGGGCTAAAATTATTCCCTGAACGTCCAGAAATTCATTTTGGATCTGAGCAAGTTCTTTTAACAAAGAAAGAAGCTATTTTAGCAGAAATGCTATTATCTAAATTCCCTCGTACAGCAAGCCGTGAAGATTTACTAGCTGCCCTATGGGATGATGAAAGCTTCGTTGAGGAAAATACATTAAACGTAAACATTACGCGTCTTCGTAAGAAATTTAATGAGCTCGGTATTGAAAACTCTATTGAAACAGTACGTGGACTTGGGTATCGTTTTAACGCAACTTGGAGTGAATAA
- a CDS encoding sensor histidine kinase: MKLFLRDHFVFFLLYALNFGIIFVLYDAVDGFQNNKFYFIVLSLYLFICFLAYRYVRNRRMYHRLSEPPEKMEDAFIERATAPMPHGVNELVRTQYRLFQKELQTFEVKQQEHQLFINHWVHQMKTPVSIMQLMVLEMEDEHLIPKFKKELERLNQGLDMALYMARLNNFHEDFHVETISLKDTVTKNINGLKELFIRNGVFPVLEVHSDLKVASDAKWLKFIIYQLMTNAVRYSGERGKKVFLSAYRNGKDIILEVRDEGVGIPQEDIRRVFEPFYTGKNGRAFGESTGMGLYIVSKICDYLGHSVKLDSEVGKGTTIKIIFHNAANNQADNVEKVTET; the protein is encoded by the coding sequence ATGAAGCTATTTTTACGTGATCATTTTGTATTTTTTCTATTATATGCACTAAATTTTGGCATCATTTTCGTTCTCTATGATGCAGTAGATGGATTTCAAAATAATAAGTTTTATTTCATCGTTTTAAGTTTATACTTATTTATCTGTTTCCTCGCTTATCGTTACGTTCGGAATCGTAGAATGTATCATCGATTAAGTGAACCACCAGAGAAAATGGAAGATGCGTTTATTGAAAGAGCGACTGCTCCTATGCCCCACGGTGTAAATGAGCTCGTTCGTACGCAATATCGTCTATTCCAAAAAGAACTACAAACATTCGAAGTAAAACAACAAGAACATCAATTATTCATTAACCATTGGGTACATCAAATGAAAACACCAGTTTCTATCATGCAGCTTATGGTGCTTGAAATGGAAGATGAACATTTAATTCCTAAGTTTAAGAAAGAACTAGAGCGCTTAAACCAAGGACTTGATATGGCGTTATACATGGCAAGGTTAAATAACTTCCATGAAGACTTCCATGTTGAGACGATTTCATTAAAAGATACTGTAACAAAAAATATTAATGGATTAAAGGAACTATTCATTCGTAATGGCGTCTTCCCAGTTTTAGAAGTTCATTCTGATCTAAAGGTTGCTTCTGATGCGAAATGGTTAAAATTCATCATTTATCAGTTAATGACAAATGCTGTTCGTTATTCTGGTGAGCGTGGAAAGAAAGTTTTCTTATCTGCTTATCGAAATGGAAAAGATATTATTTTAGAAGTTCGTGATGAAGGCGTCGGTATTCCGCAAGAAGATATTCGAAGAGTATTCGAACCGTTTTACACTGGGAAAAATGGTCGTGCATTTGGAGAATCTACTGGTATGGGACTGTATATCGTAAGTAAAATTTGTGATTATTTAGGTCATTCTGTAAAACTAGACTCTGAAGTTGGTAAAGGAACGACGATTAAAATCATCTTCCACAATGCTGCAAATAATCAAGCAGATAATGTAGAGAAGGTAACTGAAACATAA
- a CDS encoding SdpI family protein, whose translation MRKHVFPWGLILTIAIGWYIVWPYLPEQIPRHYNAEGMIDGYFSKVEASSFSISSMVVLYIIWLVIGNIDVTKGKHKQHVNVLSAINYAILFIGFGCNIFALLAASNYIDSGSIAFNFGLGTIFLVLGNYMQQTKPNGLVGIRMYWTLENPIVWRKTHRFASKVFVMGALCIYGGALFPDPFNIFMAIGTILICILISTLKSYSIYKKEIA comes from the coding sequence ATGAGGAAGCATGTATTTCCATGGGGGTTAATTCTTACTATTGCAATCGGATGGTATATTGTATGGCCGTATTTGCCGGAGCAAATTCCACGTCATTATAATGCTGAAGGAATGATAGATGGATATTTTTCTAAAGTAGAAGCAAGTTCTTTTTCGATAAGTAGTATGGTGGTGCTTTATATTATATGGTTAGTTATAGGAAATATTGATGTAACGAAAGGTAAACATAAACAGCATGTTAATGTACTTTCTGCAATAAATTATGCCATTCTTTTTATAGGATTTGGCTGTAACATATTTGCGCTATTAGCTGCATCTAATTATATTGATTCAGGATCAATTGCATTTAATTTCGGACTCGGAACAATATTCCTTGTACTCGGTAATTATATGCAACAAACGAAGCCGAATGGTTTAGTAGGAATTCGAATGTACTGGACATTAGAGAACCCTATAGTATGGCGAAAAACACATCGATTTGCTTCAAAGGTATTTGTAATGGGGGCACTATGTATATATGGTGGTGCATTATTTCCAGATCCATTCAATATCTTTATGGCAATTGGAACGATATTAATATGTATTCTCATATCAACATTAAAATCATATTCCATTTATAAAAAAGAAATAGCATAG
- a CDS encoding FtsX-like permease family protein: MTFWQFAFKNVSRNSKAYFAYFVSSAFSIMVFFSFTVYAYHPRFQNVQNFQERNPLMNLASTAQFVIIMFSFFFLLYSIGTFLNVRKQQFGILTILGISKKQLKRLLFTENMIIGILAIFVGIQGGLVFSNFFLLVTSKLTSAEGLYLYWPTEAIIVTTVTFIILFFIVSTFTPMFIRTRKTVRLIKNNTKIKTEKRPSILISLFALTCLGLCYYIAGYPQGYVTEKNVQNGSVYLIMLSILPLVAIGTYLFFSQTFLLFIFILKKRRKFYMRQINMLWVSDLVARTRSNINVLFIVSMLSALAFTIIIGLFAANNHTKASILEQYPVPFTYTIEGDNSLEQKHTATIETELTNANFQYKKYKLTVLKDIALKEEIAIMKMSDYNAVAKQLKKPEITLDSTEVYIISRYSPELLNLVSNPFAKQNTITLESNKKEFHIKGFINKGVEPSFALPHVIVMQDDVIENMIPHIETITIYNYFVENWEDTIVPTQNILQSINNDAHNFYEAHKDEEYVRKPFDIYTASDELIHSKENAVAQFFIWAFLGFIFFIGAASVLYFRMYNDLTAEKQKYITITKLGLTESEMFRSATIQLGILFFVPYIVAGIHTVFAIQFLQNMLAFSLLKELVIILTLFGIIEIIFFFLIRSLYINKLSQHIKI, encoded by the coding sequence ATGACATTTTGGCAATTCGCATTTAAAAATGTCTCTCGCAATTCCAAAGCATATTTCGCTTATTTTGTAAGCAGTGCATTTTCTATAATGGTTTTCTTTTCGTTTACCGTATATGCGTATCATCCACGTTTCCAAAACGTCCAAAACTTTCAAGAGCGTAATCCTCTGATGAACTTAGCTAGTACAGCTCAGTTTGTTATCATTATGTTCTCGTTCTTTTTTCTCCTATATTCAATCGGAACATTTTTAAATGTTCGGAAACAACAATTTGGGATACTAACTATCCTTGGTATCTCAAAAAAACAATTAAAACGACTATTATTTACTGAGAATATGATTATTGGAATATTAGCTATCTTTGTGGGTATTCAAGGCGGCCTTGTCTTTTCTAATTTCTTCTTATTAGTTACTTCTAAATTAACAAGTGCCGAAGGCCTATATTTGTATTGGCCTACAGAGGCAATTATTGTTACAACAGTAACTTTTATCATTTTATTTTTTATCGTTTCTACGTTTACTCCTATGTTCATTCGAACACGTAAAACAGTCCGTCTCATTAAAAATAATACAAAAATAAAAACAGAAAAAAGGCCGTCTATACTCATTTCTTTATTTGCTTTAACTTGTTTAGGACTATGCTATTATATTGCCGGTTACCCGCAAGGCTACGTAACAGAAAAAAACGTACAAAATGGTTCTGTATACCTTATTATGTTATCAATTTTGCCACTCGTAGCAATCGGAACATATTTATTCTTTTCGCAAACATTTCTTCTCTTTATATTTATTTTAAAAAAGAGAAGAAAGTTTTATATGAGACAAATCAACATGCTATGGGTTTCCGATTTAGTTGCTCGTACTCGTAGCAATATTAATGTACTCTTTATCGTTTCCATGTTATCTGCACTTGCATTTACAATCATTATCGGGTTATTCGCTGCAAATAATCATACGAAAGCATCGATACTAGAACAATATCCTGTTCCCTTCACGTATACAATAGAAGGTGACAATTCACTTGAACAAAAGCACACTGCTACAATTGAAACTGAGCTCACAAATGCTAATTTTCAATATAAAAAGTATAAGCTTACAGTTTTAAAAGATATAGCTTTAAAAGAAGAAATTGCAATTATGAAAATGAGTGATTATAATGCAGTTGCTAAACAATTAAAGAAACCAGAAATCACTCTTGATTCTACAGAAGTTTATATTATTTCTCGCTATTCGCCAGAACTATTAAATCTTGTATCAAACCCATTTGCAAAACAAAATACAATTACACTGGAATCTAATAAAAAAGAATTTCATATTAAAGGATTTATTAATAAAGGGGTAGAACCATCCTTTGCATTGCCCCATGTAATTGTTATGCAAGATGACGTAATTGAAAATATGATTCCTCATATTGAAACAATTACAATTTATAACTACTTCGTGGAGAATTGGGAAGATACGATTGTTCCGACACAAAATATATTACAGAGCATCAATAATGATGCACACAACTTCTATGAAGCACATAAAGACGAGGAATACGTTCGCAAACCATTTGATATTTATACGGCTAGTGATGAATTAATCCATAGTAAAGAAAATGCCGTTGCTCAATTCTTTATTTGGGCATTTCTTGGCTTTATTTTCTTTATCGGTGCAGCTAGTGTTTTATATTTCCGTATGTACAATGACTTAACGGCTGAAAAACAAAAATATATTACCATTACAAAACTTGGATTAACAGAATCAGAAATGTTTCGTTCTGCGACAATTCAATTAGGGATTTTATTTTTTGTGCCATATATCGTCGCTGGTATTCATACAGTATTTGCAATTCAGTTTTTACAAAACATGCTTGCTTTCTCTTTACTTAAAGAGTTAGTAATCATACTCACTTTATTTGGGATTATCGAGATTATTTTCTTCTTCTTAATCCGATCTCTTTACATTAATAAATTATCACAGCATATTAAGATTTGA
- a CDS encoding FtsX-like permease family protein, with product MTFWQFAFKNVTRNARAYFAYFISSAFSIAIFFSFAVYLFHPKLQTTEVNYALSVLMTISEVVIVFFSFFFLLYSIGTFLKVRKKQFGILTVLGISQKQLKRLVFMENMLIGVLSIFVGIQFGLVFSQFFLLVTSKITHIPGLYLYWPTGAIILTTTIFLGLFIFVSSFTPMLIRTRKAVRLLKEGKRQKEKKPSILISLFGATCLLSGYVLAANPKFFLSLGTVIGILYMLSSIFFIPSLVAAGTYFFFSQISFLLIRILKTRRKFYMKRINMLWISDLATRIRTNINMLFIVAMLSTLAFTMITFLYGFGKFTKFDAIQANPFPFTYLSHTENTRAEEHLNWLEQKFSEEQFTYKKFKTNIYEVEPTEQNSQPYHAIKQSDYNILAKALKWETLTVNNNEAYVLIKDLDDQFFGAIHDTEKKTTLTLAPNSLQLQVKEYKSYNPFPNSLVPQLLVLSDENIEALSIISKQMSVYSFQVTNWEKAHNIGSAFTTKINNDNAAIQAEHPPFHAKEASASLYETKLDAASFFLIGTFLGVIFFIGAGSVLYFRMYTDLTNEQEKYITVTKIGLTETEMKQSATIQLAILFFVPYIMASIHTIFATKMLQEIINLSLFAEITVVLTIFGTVEIIFFLLIRSLYMQKLSQHIKL from the coding sequence ATGACATTTTGGCAGTTTGCATTTAAAAACGTAACGCGGAACGCCAGAGCTTATTTCGCCTATTTTATAAGCAGTGCGTTTTCCATTGCCATTTTCTTCTCGTTTGCAGTTTATTTATTTCATCCTAAATTGCAAACTACAGAAGTGAATTATGCTCTTAGCGTATTAATGACAATTTCAGAAGTTGTCATTGTATTCTTTTCATTTTTCTTTTTACTATACTCAATCGGTACATTTTTAAAAGTCCGAAAAAAGCAATTTGGGATTTTAACAGTGCTTGGAATATCTCAAAAACAGCTAAAACGACTCGTATTTATGGAAAATATGTTAATTGGGGTCCTTTCCATCTTTGTAGGAATTCAATTTGGGCTTGTCTTTTCACAATTCTTTTTATTAGTGACTTCTAAAATTACACATATACCAGGGCTATATTTATATTGGCCTACAGGTGCTATTATTTTAACAACTACAATCTTTCTCGGACTTTTTATCTTTGTATCATCATTTACACCCATGCTGATTCGGACGAGAAAGGCTGTACGTCTTTTAAAAGAAGGAAAAAGACAAAAAGAAAAGAAACCGTCAATACTCATCTCCCTATTCGGAGCAACATGTTTACTATCTGGATATGTATTAGCGGCAAACCCAAAATTCTTTCTTTCACTTGGAACTGTTATCGGGATTTTATATATGCTCTCTAGCATCTTTTTCATTCCATCGCTTGTGGCAGCCGGGACATATTTTTTCTTTTCCCAAATTAGCTTCTTGCTCATTCGTATATTAAAGACAAGAAGAAAGTTTTATATGAAACGTATTAATATGCTTTGGATTTCAGATTTAGCAACGCGCATTCGGACAAATATTAACATGCTCTTTATTGTAGCCATGCTATCAACGCTTGCCTTTACAATGATTACATTCCTATATGGATTTGGGAAATTCACAAAATTCGATGCAATACAAGCCAATCCGTTCCCTTTTACTTATTTATCACATACGGAAAATACACGAGCTGAGGAACATTTAAATTGGTTAGAACAAAAATTTAGTGAAGAACAATTTACTTATAAAAAATTTAAAACAAACATATATGAAGTAGAACCAACAGAACAAAATTCACAACCTTATCATGCGATTAAACAAAGTGACTATAATATACTTGCTAAAGCATTAAAATGGGAAACTCTCACTGTGAATAATAATGAAGCTTATGTCCTTATTAAAGATTTAGATGACCAATTCTTTGGAGCAATTCATGATACAGAAAAAAAGACTACTCTTACGCTCGCTCCAAACTCTTTACAATTGCAAGTGAAAGAATATAAAAGTTATAACCCTTTCCCAAATAGCTTAGTACCGCAATTACTCGTATTATCTGATGAAAACATAGAAGCCTTATCAATCATTTCAAAACAGATGAGTGTATATAGCTTTCAAGTTACAAATTGGGAAAAAGCACATAATATTGGTTCAGCGTTTACAACAAAAATTAATAACGACAATGCAGCGATTCAAGCAGAGCATCCACCGTTCCATGCAAAAGAAGCAAGCGCCTCACTATACGAAACGAAACTGGATGCCGCCTCCTTCTTCTTAATCGGCACTTTCCTTGGCGTTATTTTCTTTATCGGTGCTGGCAGCGTCCTTTACTTCCGCATGTATACGGATTTAACAAATGAGCAAGAAAAGTACATAACCGTTACAAAAATCGGTTTAACAGAAACTGAGATGAAACAATCCGCTACTATCCAACTTGCTATTTTGTTCTTTGTTCCATATATTATGGCTTCAATCCATACGATATTTGCGACAAAAATGCTGCAGGAAATAATAAATCTATCATTATTTGCCGAAATTACAGTCGTACTTACAATTTTCGGAACGGTGGAAATTATCTTTTTCCTTTTAATTCGTTCCCTTTATATGCAAAAATTATCACAACATATTAAGCTTTAA